AGAGGGCGGATCGTCCAGCCGCCGCACCAAAATTTTTCCGGCGCAGTGGATGCGCTCTACGTCTTCTGCATGCAGACGATGCGTTTTGCGGCGAGGGGCTGCTTCTGTCTGCATGTCTTCTAGCAGCAGAGCCATTAACTCCCAAACCTTGCTCTCCAAATACAGCCGCCGCGTCAAGCCCTGGTAGGGACAAGCCATGAGCTGCTGCAGCACCCCCTGCATTGAAGCTGTGGGCTGGCCCCATCGTTCGTAGTACTGCCGATCGGGGGCTCGCAGCAGGGGCTGCAGCGTCGTTGGCACGTCTCCCGCAGCCCCTCCAACCCAAGCCTGAAACAGCTCTGGCTCAATGTGGACATTCACTGCAGTTAAAGAACTCCCGGCCCGACACAGCCAATCTTCCTGGGGGGCCAAACCAGCGCCCCATAGCCCATAACGTTGATTTGCACACCGCCCTGAACCAGCTACAGCTTCAAATGTGTATTCCAAAGGGTGGGGACGCTCCGGCAAACGCACCCGCACATCCTCCAGCAGCTCGTATTCAGAAATCATCAGCTCTAGACCGGCCCGCAGCGAAATCGAGCGCTGCAGGCCCTGCCCTAGAGAACTGGGATAGGGCACGACAAACTCCTCAAAATTCTCAGTCTGAACGGCTGCCTGGATCGGCTCGACGCACTCAAAAAGGTCCCAGTAATCCGTCTGGGAAAGCGTGATGGTCATAGACAATCTTGTTGAGATTGTTTCTCAAGATATCATCTCTTTACCCCAACAATGCCCCTGCCCCCAGCCGCAACAGCTGTGCGAACCGTGAATTTGGCTGATTCTCCAGCTGATCCCGCCTACCGGCTTCTAAAATCTGGCCCTGATCCAAAATCAAAATTTGATCGGCCCTTTGAATCGTTTTCAGCCGATGGGCAATGATGATACCGGTGCGCCCTGCCAGTAGGCGATCAACGGCTCGTTCAATCAGGAGTTCGGTCTGCGGATCGAGGCGAGACGAGGCCTCATCGAGAATCACTAGGCCCGGGTTTTTGAGAAAAACGCGGGCAAAGGCCAGCAGTTGGGCTTGGCCTGCAGAGAGACCGCCGCCGTCGGGCCCTAGCTCGGTGTCGAGTCCTTGGGGTAGGGACTGCAGCCAGGGCCTCAGCCCCAGATCGTCTAAAACTGTGAGCAGAGCTGCGTCATCAACGTGGGGGCTGAAGAAAGTTAGGTTGTGGCGCACAGTGGTTTGAAAGAGCTGCACGTCTTGGGTGACTAGGCCCACCTGCTGAGGCAGGGCTGCCAGAGGAATCTGATTCAGCTCAAGGGGGCCAAGGCGAATGCTGCCCTGCTGTGGTTCGTACAGCCGCAGCAGCAGCCGGGCTAGGGTGCTCTTGCCGCTGCCAGTGCGGCCCAAAAGGCCCAAGACT
This sequence is a window from Pseudanabaena sp. FACHB-2040. Protein-coding genes within it:
- a CDS encoding AraC family transcriptional regulator; translated protein: MTITLSQTDYWDLFECVEPIQAAVQTENFEEFVVPYPSSLGQGLQRSISLRAGLELMISEYELLEDVRVRLPERPHPLEYTFEAVAGSGRCANQRYGLWGAGLAPQEDWLCRAGSSLTAVNVHIEPELFQAWVGGAAGDVPTTLQPLLRAPDRQYYERWGQPTASMQGVLQQLMACPYQGLTRRLYLESKVWELMALLLEDMQTEAAPRRKTHRLHAEDVERIHCAGKILVRRLDDPPSLMELARAVGINDHKLKVGFRQVFGTTAFGYLHERRLERSQQLLAAGEISVTEAAQVVGFASRGHFAAAFRRKFGVNPSVYIRQQG